In Bdellovibrio sp. GT3, one genomic interval encodes:
- a CDS encoding aminotransferase class V-fold PLP-dependent enzyme — MSNLNELFAEIRNEFPALTQKVHGKKLFYLDSGATTLKPKSVIDRIAHFYLYESSNVHRGAHYLADIATQGFEGARHKIASFLGAGQVEEIVFVRGTTEGVNFVANTWGLNNLKAGDEILITIMEHHANIVPWQMIAEKVGAKVVAVDILENGDLDVEDFKKKLNSKTKMVAFTASSNVLGTNTDVAGLTKLAHAVGAKVFVDGAQIVSQQKVDVKAWDVDFFVFSAHKLFGPFGFGALYGKMEILETLPPYQGGGSMISKVTIEKTTYNDVPTRFEAGTPHIEGAIGTAAAIEFVEKIGFDKIHAYEMDLLKYATDKLLEVPDLTIYGTSKDKGPLVSFNLKGAHHSDVGQILDQEGVAVRAGHHCTQPLMARLGVPGTVRASFSVYNGREDVDALVKAVVKARELLL; from the coding sequence ATGAGCAACTTGAACGAGCTTTTTGCAGAAATTCGAAACGAGTTTCCCGCGTTGACCCAGAAGGTCCACGGCAAAAAGCTGTTTTATTTGGATAGTGGCGCGACCACACTGAAACCAAAATCAGTGATTGATCGTATTGCGCATTTCTATCTGTATGAATCTTCAAATGTTCATCGCGGTGCCCACTATCTGGCGGACATTGCGACTCAGGGTTTCGAAGGGGCTCGCCATAAAATCGCAAGCTTCCTTGGGGCCGGGCAAGTTGAAGAGATCGTCTTTGTCCGAGGTACTACTGAAGGTGTGAATTTCGTGGCAAACACTTGGGGGCTTAATAACCTTAAGGCGGGCGATGAAATTTTGATCACCATCATGGAACACCACGCGAATATCGTTCCTTGGCAAATGATCGCCGAAAAAGTCGGCGCAAAAGTTGTCGCGGTTGATATTCTGGAAAACGGTGACCTGGATGTCGAGGATTTCAAAAAGAAATTAAACAGCAAAACCAAAATGGTCGCATTCACAGCAAGTTCAAATGTGCTGGGAACCAATACTGATGTGGCGGGCTTGACTAAGCTTGCTCACGCTGTCGGGGCGAAGGTTTTTGTTGATGGCGCACAAATCGTGTCGCAACAAAAAGTCGATGTGAAAGCCTGGGATGTGGATTTCTTTGTTTTCTCGGCGCACAAGCTATTTGGTCCGTTTGGCTTTGGTGCCCTTTACGGCAAAATGGAAATTCTGGAAACCTTGCCGCCGTATCAGGGTGGCGGTTCCATGATTTCCAAGGTGACGATCGAAAAAACCACGTACAACGATGTGCCTACTCGCTTTGAGGCGGGTACTCCGCACATTGAAGGTGCGATCGGTACGGCGGCTGCTATTGAGTTTGTTGAAAAAATTGGTTTTGATAAGATCCATGCCTATGAAATGGATTTGTTAAAATATGCAACGGACAAGCTTTTGGAAGTTCCGGATTTAACAATCTATGGAACGTCAAAAGACAAAGGTCCTTTGGTTTCCTTTAATCTGAAAGGTGCTCATCACTCGGACGTGGGGCAGATTTTGGATCAGGAAGGTGTAGCAGTTCGAGCCGGTCACCACTGCACTCAGCCGCTTATGGCTAGACTTGGGGTTCCGGGGACAGTGCGCGCCTCTTTTTCAGTGTATAATGGTCGTGAAGACGTTGATGCTTTAGTTAAAGCCGTGGTGAAAGCCCGGGAGTTATTGTTATGA